The Diceros bicornis minor isolate mBicDic1 chromosome 19, mDicBic1.mat.cur, whole genome shotgun sequence genome contains the following window.
ACataggatggtcagggaaggcctcttggaggaggtggcatgGAGTCAAGGCCTGAATCAGTGAGGCAGAAGCCTGGGGAGATGGTTAGAGGCCTGGGGTTGAGTGAGCATCGGCAGTGAGCTCCTTGCCTCAGTCAGTTTTGCATGCCCCATGGGTGAATGCCCTTGGAACAGCTGGGCCTGCACTCACGGTGGCTCCCTGTGTCTGTGCAGCTTCCGGGAGAAGCTGCGGGCCATCCTGCAAGCCACGTACATCCATTCCCGGAACCTGGCTTGCTTCGTGTTTGCCTACAAGGGGCTCTGCGCCCTGCAGTCCCACTTGCAGGGCGAGACCTACCAGCTGCACTCATTCCTGGCTGCCTTCGTCGGGGGCTGGCTGGTGTTCGGAGACAACAATAACATCAACAGCCAGGTAAATATCCTCTCCCAGCATGCGCTGGGTGTGGGGTGGGACATGGTTCAGGTgtagagttgggggtgggggtcgaAGATGAGCTCTCGGGTCCCTTCCATGTCTGAGGGTCTCTAATACAGCAgtccctgtgtgaccttgggaaggtcACTTCCCCCTtggtttccctgtctgtaaaccAAGCACCTCATTGGAATTTCATGGTTCCCAAAAATCAATGTGTGTGCTGCTCTCTggggcaaagatttaaaaaaaaaaaaaaaaccactctgcagtgaaatgagaaaaaagtgACTCTGGAGTAAGATTTTCATAAAACAAAACTTATTACACTCAAATTATCTCTTATTCTATAACTTGCCCTTTTTCTGGGttaaaattccatttctttatgaaaTGGTGAAACTAAATACTAGTTGTTTTAGCATTCTTCTTGGGCAATGTGAAAAGTTGGCAGCCCTCTATTTGTCTCCctcaaatttattaaatattcttaaattatcaaaataatgtgggtttttttcacgtgtgtgtatgtgtgtgtgtgagggagatcagccctgagctaacatccatgccaatcctcctctttttgctgaggaggactggccctgggctaacatctgtgcccatctccctccactacatgggacgccgccacagcatggcctgacaagcggcgcatcggtgtgcgctcgggatcggaacctgggccgccagcagtggagcgcacgcatttaaccactatgccacggggctggccccattcaCTTTTTTAAACATGCAGACTAAGCACCcctgtgtgcctggcacacatCTGGTTGCTTGGGATACATcatgacagaattagaaaatgaaTTGAAAAGCAAGTCGTCGTCCCCTCTACTTGTCAAGCCACTGTCCAGGGATGGTCACTTGGACTGTGTCTTGTGTAGCCCTTCATAAGTTGTGCTTGTGTCAGTGTACATTCCACCAGTGAGGTCATATTCACTTTTTTCTCATGGAACAATGTATCTGGGAGACCTTTCTCGTCAGTCCCTCGTCCTTTTTAACATCAGCAGAGCTCTCTGCTGGGTGGGTGGACCAGCCTCGATCTCACGGGTCTCCCCTGGAGGGACATTTAGGGGTCTTTAGCCTTCTGCCATTGCACACGTGCTGCCCTCTATGTCTTCGTTTGGACGTCTTCTTGCACGTGCGTCCGTCTGTCCGAAAGTTCCCAGACATGGAATTGTGGAATCTATGGAAATGAACATCTTGTATTTTTGAGAAAGCTTCCccagttttggttttttgttagAAATTTCACcggtctgggctggccccgtggcttagcggttaagtgcgcgcgctccactgctggtggcccgggttcagatcccgggcgcacactgacgcactgcttctccggccatgctgaggccccgtcccacatacagcaactagaaggatgtgcagctatgacatacaactatctactgaggctctggggggaaaaataaataaataaaaattaaaaaaaaaaaactttaaaaacaaaagaaaagaaattttgccGGTCTATGAACTTCCAAAGTCTAGGAATCCTGGTCACAGCCATCTCCTTCCCACTCCCCTCCTTTCCCTGACGCCTGGCAACAACTGCTGTGacctccatttctaaaattctgtcatttcaaaaatgttatataagtgGCTTCATTACAAGTGCAacctttgggattggcttttctTAGTgtaattccctggagattcacCCAAGTCATTCTCTGtttcaatagttcatttctttttattgcttagtGGTGAtctatggtatggatgtaccacagtttgtttgaaCATTCACCCGTTGAAGGATGGTTGGgtcgtttccagtttttgactaatAGGAATACAGCTGCTAAGAACGTTCTGTGTAAGTTTTTgggtgaacataagttttcatttctctgggataaatgcccaagagtgcaattgcGGCGTCATATGGTCCattcatgtttagttttataacaaACTGCCAAGCTATTTTGTGactgtattattttacattcctatcaggaATATacgagtgatccagtttctccacatcctagccaGCATTTGGtttatcacattttttattttataattttttatttatttatttttttccccaaaagccccagtaggtagttgtatgtcatagctgcacgtccttctagttgctgtatgtgggacgcggtctcagcatggccggagaagcagtgcgttggtgtgcgcccgggatccgaaccccaggccgccagcagcggagcgcgtgcacttaaccgctaagccacggggccggcccatcacattttttattttagccattttgataagtgtagtgctatctcattgtggttttaatttgcatttccctgatggctaatgatgttgaacatctttccaagtgcttatatgccatctgtatatcctctttagtgaaatatctgttcatgtcttttgcgcattttctaattggattgtttccttactgttgagttttgagaggttttttaaaaaatatattccagtTACTagtctttgtcagatatgtgtttgtaaatattttctcccagtctatagcttttttttttcttttgctgaggaagattcgccctgagctaacatctgtgccctctgttttgtatgtgggtcaccgccacagcatggccgcaaacaagtggtgtatgtccgcacctgggaaccaaacccgggccactgaagtggagtgcaccaaacttaacaactaggccatggggccagcccctatagcttttcctttcttttttttttttttttttggtgaggaagattagccctgagctaacatccatgcccatcttcctccactttatacgtgggacgccgccacagcatggcctgacaagcggtgcacaggtccgcacccgggatctgaacccgcaaaccccgggccgctgaagcggagcgtgcaaacttaaccactacaccactgagttGAACCCACTATAGCTTTTCTTCTCAACCTTTTCACATGGGCTTTCacaaccaaaaatttaaaaattttgatgagATCCAGtttatcaagtttttcttttatggattgtggtttttttttttttccccccaaagccccagtagatagttgtgtgtcatagatgcacatccttctagttgctgtatgtgggacgcggcctcagcatggccggagaagcagtgcgtcggtgcgtgctcgggatccaaacccgggccgccagcagcggaccgcgtgcacttaaccgctaagccatggggccggccctgtggattGTACTTTTTGATGTCAAGTTACCTTTTAATTTTGAACTGTGTAAATATatccatctttaaaattttttaatgaaaaagaataCTGAAGATGTACATAGTAATATTAAAATGCCTGCTACATACCACTTTGCATCTTGCATACCAACTTTGAAAAACACTTATCCAGTGCACAGTAGGTGCCGCCATGGATGGGGGTGGGCAGAAGGTTCCCAGTAGTTGTGCCCATCCATAATCCTCTGTCATTCCCTCCCTACAGATCAACATGTACCTGGTGTCACGCACCCTGTTTGCCCTGTGCCGCCTGGGCGTGAAGAAGGGCTATATCCCTGAACCCAGGTGGGACCCATTCCCACTGCTCACCGCAGTGGTGTGGGGGCTTGTACTGTGGCTCTTTGAGTACCACAAGCCCACGCTGCAGCCCTCCCTGCAGTCTTCCATGACCTACCTGTACGAGGACAGCAACGTGTGGCACGACATCTCGGACTTCCTCGTCTACAACAAGAGCCGCCCCTCGAAGTGACTCAGCCCCGAGGTGCTTATGGGGGCTTCGACACCCGAGCAGGCTCCGGGCTGTGCCCAGCTGTGGCTCGAGAGGTTTCCATCAGTGAAACCTCCCAGAGGATCCTGTCTTCTCAAGATCTTGGGTCTCAGACTCCAACTTTCATTATCCCAGGGTTTCATTTGCCGAAGTAAAAGCACTGATTGTCAGATCCCATTAGGTACTCTCGAGTGGTGGGACAAGTGACCGTGTCAGGCTGAGGAGCCTTGGGCACAGTTCTGGCTGTGCTGCTGACCTCTGTGAGACCAGGGAAAGTCacacccctctgggcctcaggggTCGTCGAGCTCAGAGGAGGGCCCTGAAGTGTCTCTCTGGTGGGTATGTTCTTTGACTGTTCTTATGTCACGGTGGGCTCCTTGCTGGTGGGCAGTGGGTTGCAAATACGTTTTTGCAAAATATTAAGTTCCTTGTCTCAGGTGTCCCATTGGAGAAGCTCTAGAGTTCCACTGTCCAGTAGAAACACAATGTGAGTCATATATGTCATCGAtatttttctagtagccacattaaaaaaaaaagtggcaagaAGCAGGCAGGATTaactttaattatatattttaacccaatatttctaaaacattatcatttcaaaatgtaattaatataaaaatgagatattttactttcttttttcttgtcctAAGTCGTCAGAtcaggtgtgtattttacacttacagcatatCTCGATTTGGAccggccacatttcaagtgctcagtagccacatgtggctagtggctaccatattggactacacagatatagaacacttcTTTCCTTGAAGAAGATTCTAGTGGACAGTGCAGATACAGAGCTCGAGGACATGGGTTTGACTCCCTACTCTACCACTGTGTAACCTTGGGGAAGGTTCTtaacctctcagggcctcagtttcttgtaaaatgaggataataataatacctcatGTCCACACTGGACTTGTGTAACTACAGCTGCTGCGACTACTACTAATTACTTCCATTTAGTGAGCTTCTACTTCCTCCTGGGTGCTTTGCACGTATTATTTTTCATCCATACAATGACCTTGCAGGTATGTATTttgattcccatttcacagatgtggaaactgaggatcagaaaggggaagtaacttacccaaagtaATACAACTCGAATAATAGCCAAAgcagggtttgaacccagatctatctgatttcaaagcccatGTTTTTCTCAGTGCCTTACTTTAAATTTAGAAACCTAAGCTATGCTATGCAAATGTTAGCTAGTTATAGAGTCTGTTCCAGAGGGGTGTGCAAACTCAAATGGCAACAGGGGCCTGGCAAGTGGCATAGGTGATAACATTCTGGGTGTCATGTAGTAGGGAGTGATGGGGACATGGTGAACTGGAGGCTTGCGTGCcagactgattttttaaaaccacCAAGCTGGACAAATCAAACAGGTCTCCAGGAGATTTGGTCCATTTGAGACCCTTGGTCTAGTAGGAATGCTtcagtttctttttatattttagaagttACTAGTGGAAATGTGCACACGAGTCCCTGGAGATCTTATTAAATGCAGATTCCGATTCAGTGCGTTTGGGtgggggcctgagattctgcatttctcccAGGCTTCCTGcagccgctgctgctgctggtctgagCCACACCTTGAGTAACAAAGTAGTAGGGAATGATATGGGGCCAACCATTAGCCCATGTGACAAATGAAGAAACCgggtcacagagctgttgggTAATCAAGGTGGGAATAGGTCTGTTTCTAGAAGCCATGTTCTGGGGCtgtcccggtggcgtagcagttaagtgcacgcgctccgctgtggtggcccgaaggtttgccggttcagatcccaggtgcgcaccgatgcaccgcttgtcaagccatgctgtggcggcgtcccatataaactagaggaagatgggcacggatgttagcccagggccagtcttcctcagcaaaaagaggcgcaTGCTCCACACTGGCTCTCAGAGCGCCCAGCAAGACTGAGCTGCAGTTGCCCACGGTGGTCACTTGCTTGATGACACCTCCCCCCCGTCTCCCTTCCTCATGCCCCTACCAGTGCTTCCTGGGACCACTTCCCATATAAACCACTTGCACTCAAATTCTTGTCTTGGGTCTGCTATCGGGGGAACCCCTGGTAAAAGTGGCTTCTGGTGCAGCAAGTTGAGAGGCAGTACAACATGGTGGTTAGGGGCGTAGGCTTTGGGGCCAGAGTGCCTGGGCTCAGCTCTGGCCCCGCTGGCTGttgccttgggcaagtgacttaaccattctgtgcctctgttttgtcatctgtaaaataggcattCTAATAGCACACACCTCATAGGGTGGtctggaggattaaatgatagGACGCATATAAAGTAAGCACTCAAAAGTTTGCTGTTACTTCTAACATAACATCCAAACATAGAAGGAAGCACGGTCCTGAGTATAACATAACATCCAAACATAGAAGGAAGCACGGTCCTGAGTATACCCTGTGCAGAGGGTTCCTGGACCCGATTCcagcgtctgtgtgtgtgtaggcttCCCCACACCCAGAAGCAGTCCTCGGATGCCAGCAGGGTACCCGAGaattcagctcaattctgacCCTATCTACCCGGAGACAGAATCAGATtgcacaggttaagggctcagtcccacaagactgccttcCACTTCAGGTGCCAGTCAGATGCCCAGGTGGCTTCCTGTGCTTCCGACCGACTGGCTACAAACCAGGGGTTCCCACAACCCTCTCCTCAGAtacaattaatttgctagaacggctcacagaactcaagaaaacctGCTTACTCATTAGATTAccgatttattacaaaggatattaaaggatacaaatcaacagctagatgaagagatacatagggcgagGTCCCAAACAAAGGAGCTTGTGAACAGGCACGGTGGCACGCGGAAGCTCTCTGAAAAAGGGCGACGAGCTGTCCTGTTGGGTTTTTTTGGAGGCTTCATTAAGTAGTCGTGATTGACTAAGTGATTGGCCGTTGGCAATTGATTCAACTTCAAGCCCCAACCCACTCCCTGGAAGATGGGgcgggactgaaagttccaatcctctgatCACATGGCGGGttctccagccagccagccagccagcccccACCCTTGGGTGGGGTTCAAAAGTCACCTTCATTAACATAAACAAATTTCAAgcgttttgggagctgtgagccaggaactgtggacgAAGACaacatatatatgagaaatatgttTTGGTCATCTggatgaccaaatatatatttcttataaatcacaatatcgtGCCCGGCTTTTAGCCTGTCCTTCCCCACAACTGAAGGTAAAGCCTTGGCTGCCCCGCCTCCCACAGTCCCCCCACTGCCGCTGGGGTTTGGCCGGCTCCACCACCGACTGTCTCTGCTCTCTAAGAATAGGTTTCCCTCACAGATGGCATCTCTCTGGATCCTGCCAGAGCATCTGGTGCCTCCAACTGCTCACTCCAGGGAGAAAGGAGGTGTGGTTCTTGCTGAGAAGCAGAGCTCGGGCTTCCAGCAGACCTGGGAGGGGTCCCCGCTTGGCTCCCTAGCTGAGCCTCCACTTCCAAagatctgtaaaacagggattgCCAAAGGGCCCTTGGCAAACAGGAAGCACTCCGTACATGCTAGTTCCTGAAATAGCACAGAGCTTTAACACGTGTTTATTAAGTACCTGCTACATACCTATGAAGTCTTCTGACAGCAAGactgtaaaaaataatttttcatcaaTAGGACATACACATAGTACAAAACTTAAATGGTACAAACGGTGCATAACAGGGAAAGGTCAGGTCCCCTCCTACACCCAAGCTccaccccaacccccttcccttgCCAGGGGTGCTCACTGTTGGCACTTTCTAGTACAGCCTTCCTGAGATAGCCTGTGCACAGCCTCCTATCTTTGTCTTATAAGAAACTTTTACATTGCACTGTCATTTCAACAACTCTTTGACATTTCCTCCTTGTCCTCTGCATGTTTGGTTTCTCTTGGATCAATAATCTGGTATGAAAGTGAGTCCTTCTTTGAGCCATTTCCCCCCCaactccacccaccacccccaataTCTCAGGCAGCTCCTTACTGTGATGGGTGTGGAGATGAACCACCCTGGATGTCCTGAGCCTTCCTGTAGATCGCGCCCAACATTCAGGCCCACGGAACTCCGAGTGAAAGGGGAAGGACAGAACCCAAGTTAATTGGGGGCCCTTCTGCTGCTCCGCTCCCAAATTAGAGATGGTTCAGTGAACCCACGTGAGAGCGATGATTCACAGGCTGAGACGCCAAGAAACCGCCTCCTGTGATGCTCGCTGCTCCCACCTTCCACATTGCAGGCTCCAGAAAGCGTCCTGGAGATGGCATTCCCTTCCACACTGTTCACTTCTCCCACTCCCGTGAGTGCATTTTGGGTTTATAAGAATCAGGCTTTGAACCTACCACCCTAAACCAGAACACTGCTGTGCCCCGCTCCCCGTGCAAACCCCCTCCTCACCACAATCTGCAACTTCAGGGTTGCTTTCTTTGATGAATTAGAGagtatttataaaaagaaatgttatttttttctcgtCTTGACTTGTTCCAGAGTCATAGGGAGAAAGTGTGTCTTACTTCAGCCTTGAAGAGCATTTTGGGTGAGAGGGTTTTGATTTTTAATCAGAGGGTCTCCTGCAGGATTCACTCTGTGAGCTGGAGGCTGCATGGGTCAGGCAGAGGACAGAGGGAAAGCTGGGCCCTCTTCTGAGGATTGTTTTTAGAGAGGGCCTCCTAACAGAGGGCTCTCTGCTTTCTGTACCAGGTCTCTGTGCCCAAAGCTGCTGTAGATGTCACGGTTTCATAAACAAGACAGGACCAGGCAAAACTGAAATGCAGGTCATGGGGTCTCTGTCAGAAACCTTGTTCTCACTACTCTTCCAGGCTCTGCCTTCAGTCTCTGCTCCTTGGCTGGACGTCAGCTGAGGGAAGGATCAGGGCCAGACCACATcagtccccacccccaaccttttttttttttcttttggtgaggaagattagccctgagctaacatctgttgctaatcctcctctttttgctgaggaagattggccctgggctaacatccgtgaccatcttcctctactttatatgtgggatgcctgccacagcatggctcgatgagtgatgcgtaggtccctgcccaggatctgaacctgtgaacccggggccaccgaagtggagcgtgaacttaaccagcatgccactgggccggccccccagaccACATCAGCTCTTTTAAGACACTCTTTTTTAGGGTACCTTTTTTATATGTGTCATATACCTTTTGGCACCTGG
Protein-coding sequences here:
- the PXMP4 gene encoding peroxisomal membrane protein 4 isoform X2; protein product: MAAPPQLRALLLAVNALLRKRRYHAALAMLKGFRNGVVFREKLRAILQATYIHSRNLACFVFAYKGLCALQSHLQGETYQLHSFLAAFVGGWLVFGDNNNINSQINMYLVSRTLFALCRLGVKKGYIPEPRWDPFPLLTAVVWGLVLWLFEYHKPTLQPSLQSSMTYLYEDSNVWHDISDFLVYNKSRPSK
- the PXMP4 gene encoding peroxisomal membrane protein 4 isoform X1, whose translation is MAAPPQLRALLLAVNALLRKRRYHAALAMLKGFRNGVVYGVKIRAPHALVMTFLFRSGSFREKLRAILQATYIHSRNLACFVFAYKGLCALQSHLQGETYQLHSFLAAFVGGWLVFGDNNNINSQINMYLVSRTLFALCRLGVKKGYIPEPRWDPFPLLTAVVWGLVLWLFEYHKPTLQPSLQSSMTYLYEDSNVWHDISDFLVYNKSRPSK